The Kluyveromyces lactis strain NRRL Y-1140 chromosome B complete sequence genome contains a region encoding:
- the NOT5 gene encoding CCR4-NOT core subunit NOT5 (similar to uniprot|Q12514 Saccharomyces cerevisiae YPR072W NOT5 Subunit of global transcriptional regulator): protein MSQRKLQQEVDKVLKKVKEGLEEYEDIYEKFQNTESDNQSYREKLESDLKREIKKLQKHREQIKNWLSKDDIKDRADVLMENRRLIESGMERFKSIEKIMKTKKFSTEALTNPDLIKDPRELKKRDQFLFVEECLEELQKQLDTFEVENNEEQIEKHTFHISNLENILKLLQNDDLDPETVQEFQEDIRYYVDNNDDPDFVDYDTIYQDMGCEIQPEDLLKEQSTPSKPKRSERSPRKKASPAPLSLKSKTSSPDITATSIASAAQPSHENGQEPTAPAAVAAAVAAAVAATAASNAVTDASTNASSSNNNNNNVEKSPNQSTVSSATSPSSTAAAAALAAANGVSANGPPSSVNQISGANPVVKKEKESTPAPQTEELPPPKDLSHEIEEILAKDLEDKLAFKNPLFKEELPYWLETKKKLIQPPNEIDEFTLKHLESSLLNCPDSLDADTPRLFENPLSLPHPTSIFFPHEPIRFMAQDLPAKGDDLYGKISVAKIMSKFALDTLFFIFYHYQGSYDQFLASRELSLRGWTFNKVNRCWFHKEVEKLPPGIEGKEEVTWRYFDYQKAWLSRRCGPDFEYKEEEFEKLW, encoded by the coding sequence ATGTCACAAAGGAAATTACAACAAGAAGTTGATAAGgtattgaagaaggtgaagGAAGGGTTGGAAGAATATGAGGatatatatgaaaaattccaaaacaCAGAATCAGATAACCAATCTTACAGGGAAAAGCTTGAATCCGATTTGAAACGTGAAATAAAGAAGTTGCAGAAACATAGAGAACAGATCAAGAATTGGTTGAGCAAAGATGATATCAAGGATAGAGCAGATGTGTTGATGGAGAACCGTAGACTCATTGAGAGCGGTATGGAAAGGTTCAAGTCGATAGAGAAGATTATGAAGACGAAAAAGTTCTCGACTGAAGCGTTGACAAATCCAGATTTGATTAAAGATCCTCGAGAGCTCAAAAAGAGAGACCAATTTTTGTTCGTCGAGGAGTGTCTCGAAGAGCTTCAGAAACAGCTAGATACTTTCGAGGTGgaaaacaatgaagaacaaataGAGAAACATACTTTCCATATCTCAAATTTGGAGAATATTCTAAAACTGTTACAAAATGACGATTTGGACCCTGAAACGgttcaagaatttcaagaagaCATCAGATATTACGTTGACAACAATGATGATCCGGACTTTGTAGATTACGACACCATATACCAGGATATGGGCTGCGAAATCCAGCCtgaagatcttttgaaagaacagAGCACACCAAGTAAACCAAAGAGAAGCGAACGTTCGCCAAGGAAAAAGGCTTCTCCTGCTCCATTAAGCCTCAAATCAAAGACTTCCTCTCCTGATATTACCGCCACATCGATTGCTAGTGCAGCTCAACCATCACATGAGAATGGGCAAGAACCCACTGCGCCTGCGGCAGTGGCTGCGGCAGTGGCTGCGGCAGTGGCTGCTACTGCTGCCTCAAACGCGGTTACAGATGCCTCCACCAACGCATCCTCTTctaataacaataataataatgtgGAAAAATCTCCTAACCAAAGCACTGTATCTAGTGCTACTTCgccttcttcaacagcCGCTGCTGCTGCCCTTGCTGCTGCTAATGGCGTAAGTGCAAATGGGCCTCCATCTTCAGTGAATCAAATTTCAGGTGCCAACCCCGTagtaaagaaagagaaggaaTCCACCCCAGCACCGCAGACAGAAGAGCTGCCACCTCCAAAGGATTTGTCGCATGAGATAGAAGAAATACTCGCaaaggatttggaagatAAGTTAGCATTCAAGAACCCACTTTTCAAGGAAGAATTACCATACTGGCTGGAAAccaaaaagaagttgattcAACCACCTAATGAGATTGACGAATTCACTTTAAAGCATCTAGAGTCATCATTACTGAACTGTCCAGACTCTCTTGATGCTGACACACCTCGTCTGTTCGAGAATCCTCTATCTCTACCACATCCAACatctattttctttccacATGAGCCGATAAGGTTTATGGCACAAGACTTACCAGCGAAGGGAGATGATTTGTATGGGAAAATTTCAGTGGCTAAGATAATGTCAAAGTTTGCCCTTGATACACtgtttttcattttctatCATTATCAGGGATCTTATGACCAATTTTTGGCTAGTAGAGAACTATCACTCCGTGGATGGACTTTCAATAAAGTCAATCGTTGTTGGTTCCATAAGGAAGTAGAGAAATTGCCTCCAGGTATAGAAGGCAAAGAAGAGGTTACATGGAGATACTTTGATTACCAAAAGGCATGGTTATCGAGAAGGTGTGGGCCagattttgaatataaggaagaagaattcGAAAAGTTATGGTAA
- the OPY2 gene encoding Opy2p (some similarities with sgd|S0006279 uniprot|Q6B149 Saccharomyces cerevisiae YPR075c OPY2 pheromone resistant yeast 2), with protein MSESVSSTVSSSVSSTASSSSTSTASSGTSLQDGCVTCDNNVTCPECDDDEYCVTTSLTCTQCPRTYCQKKASSSSSSASSSSSAAAISSGASSSSSSSSNKVGPIVGGVVGGVAFVVIVVVLGFLYYRYYKRKRSALPQDPEYMEKGTSLDPNGSSPLHPGMLRVGSSSSRVRERNKRNRSSAATVQTSTASNIIPVAYIPGVTTNLTKKNLRKGQGRGSRRFYQDSDRKSHITLGSSILGGDEDDDDELQQNLQDLNEEESGSFAGNNNNGAGATNNMTTAIRARPKLVQIDETAEEDEDENANHGVDQEAEEDIETEANETGNTDNPSHFRETNVQDNSIGHAGHGNESQQQQEEEQGQGQQGDIRHYRNSMDSSNSDSRDPFHTTVHSSSDSNSEGSFILDVEMASNHH; from the coding sequence ATGTCGGAAAGCGTATCCAGTACTGTAAGCAGCAGTGTGTCAAGCACAGCTTCAAGTTCTAGCACTAGTACTGCAAGCTCCGGAACTTCGTTGCAAGATGGTTGTGTCACTTGTGATAACAATGTAACGTGCCCGGAAtgtgatgatgatgagtaCTGTGTCACAACATCATTAACGTGCACACAATGCCCAAGAACCTATTGTCAGAAGAAGGCATCTTCAAGCAGTAGTAGtgcatcatcatcatcgtctgCGGCTGCTATTTCTAGCGGAGCGTCTTCTTCGTCGTCCTCTTCCAGCAATAAGGTCGGACCTATTGTTGGTGGTGTCGTCGGTGGTGTCGCATTCGTAGTCATAGTCGTGGTGTTGGGCTTCTTGTATTACAGATattataaaagaaaacgGTCTGCATTGCCCCAGGATCCCGAATATATGGAAAAAGGTACGAGTCTTGATCCAAACGGATCATCACCGCTTCATCCAGGCATGCTTCGTGTTGGCTCTTCGTCATCACGCGTCAGAGAAAGGAACAAGAGAAATAGAAGTAGCGCTGCCACCGTTCAGACCAGTACCGCATCAAATATCATCCCTGTAGCATATATCCCAGGTGTCACCACGAATCtaacgaagaagaatttgagGAAAGGCCAAGGAAGAGgttcaagaagattttACCAGGATTCAGATCGAAAGTCACATATTACATTGGGGTCCAGTATTCTTGGCggtgatgaagatgacgacgaCGAGCTCCAACAGAACTTACAAGATTTGAACGAGGAAGAAAGCGGTTCATTTGCAGggaataataataatggtGCGGGTGCCACGAATAATATGACTACTGCAATCCGAGCTAGACCGaaattggttcaaatcGATGAAACTGctgaggaagatgaagatgaaaatgcGAATCATGGAGTAGATcaagaagctgaagaagacaTCGAAACAGAGGCTAACGAAACGGGCAATACCGATAATCCATCACATTTCAGAGAGACGAATGTTCAAGACAACTCAATTGGTCATGCAGGACACGGCAATGAATCTCAACAGCAAcaggaagaagaacaaggaCAAGGGCAACAAGGAGATATACGACACTATAGAAATAGTATGGACTCCTCCAATTCGGACTCACGTGATCCGTTCCATACCACCGTGCATTCATCATCTGACTCAAACAGCGAGGGATCATTCATCTTGGACGTGGAAATGGCAAGTAATCACCATTAA
- the LTP1 gene encoding tyrosine protein phosphatase LTP1 (similar to uniprot|P40347 Saccharomyces cerevisiae YPR073C LTP1 phosphatase): MSEQVSVAFVCLGNICRSPMAEAVFKHVVKEKGLQDKFKRIESFGTAGYHVGESPDSRSASTCRKNGVPISHSAQQIKSKHFKEFDYIICMDESNLRNLKRIQPKEPKAQLSLFGKWNTDNKFQDIVDDPYYGGNEGFEYNFKQVWYFSEQFLELES, from the coding sequence ATGTCTGAACAAGTTTCTGTTGCATTCGTTTGTCTTGGAAACATTTGTAGATCTCCAATGGCTGAAGCAGTGTTCAAGCATGTCgtcaaagaaaaagggttgcaagataaattcaaaaggATTGAATCATTTGGTACAGCGGGATACCATGTTGGCGAAAGTCCCGATTCAAGAAGTGCATCTACTTGTAGGAAAAACGGGGTCCCAATTTCTCATTCTGCCCAACAAATAAAGAGTAAACATTTCAAAGAGTTTGATTACATCATTTGCATGGACGAATCTAATCTGAGAAATCTAAAAAGGATACAACCAAAGGAGCCTAAAGCTCAATTGTCTCTGTTTGGAAAGTGGAACACGGATAATAAGTTCCAAGATATTGTGGATGATCCGTACTATGGGGGAAATGAAGGATTCGAGTACAATTTCAAACAGGTATGGTATTTCAGCGaacaatttcttgaattggAGTCGTAA
- the LYS2 gene encoding L-aminoadipate-semialdehyde dehydrogenase (uniprot|Q8NJ21 Kluyveromyces lactis lys2 Alpha-aminoadipate reductase) encodes MSALKDWAIKLDNPTISVLPHDFLRPQQQPLVKQESLSFQLPQLEVPHGRDPYTIILAAWASIIYRLTGDDDMVLLVRGAKAIRFTIQATWSFTELYDVVSNELETVKSLESVNFDELSEHVKAQNELEVLPQFFRLGFVDQEDFSLTTYQNSLLDTVLTLNSSNQLQIVYNSLLYSKDRITILVDQITQFVSHVLKDDTTSITKITLITELSKSSIPDPTKNLGWCDFRGCIHDIFQDNAEKFPERTCVVETPASGQSESRLFTYEQINYDSNIIAHYLINTGIKRGDIVMIYSSRGVDLMCCVMGVLKAGATFSVIDPAYPPARQTVYLDVAKPKGLVVIRAAGELDQFVEDFIAKELEVVSRIPSIAIQNDGSIEGGKLQNEENDCLAPYEGLKDKRTGVVVGPDSNPTLSFTSGSEGIPKGVLGRHFSLAYYFDWMAKEFSLSENDKFTMLSGIAHDPIQRDMFTPLFLGAQLLVPTQDDIGTPGQLASWMAKYGATVTHLTPAMGQLLAAQATTPFPKLHHAFFVGDILTKRDCLRLQTLAENVNIINMYGTTETQRAVSYFTVKSRSEDPQFLQKLKDVIPAGKGMYNVQLLVVNRHDRTQICGVGEVGEIYVRAGGLAAEYRGLPEANKEKFINNWFVEEGHWKSLDKDNGEPWREFWLGPRDRLYRTGDLGRYLPDGNAECCGRADDQVKIRGFRIELGEIDTHISQYPLVRENITLVRNNGDGEKTLITFMVPRFDKPEELSKLSSEVPEIVSKDPVVRGLIGYRHLVKEIKEFLKKRLANYAIPTVIVVLDKLPLNPNGKVDKPKLQFPTAKQLNLVAENSSVEIDDSEFTETEREVRDLWLGVLPSRPATISPEDSFFDLGGHSILATRMIFGLRSTLEVELPLGTIFKYPTIRAFAGEVDRVKNSSSSEGDEIKTADYANDAKKLVDSMLPTEYPSREAFADPESLSAKKNINVFVTGVTGFLGSYILADLLNRPTSSYNIKVFAHVRAKTEAAGFNRLKQAGITYGTWSDSFINRIEVVLGDLSKEKFGLPEGTWSNLVNEIDVIIHNGALVHWVYPYSKLRDPNVVATVNVMSLAASGKAKYFTFVSSTSTIDTEHYFSLSDKLVSEGKSGILEADDLSGSAVGLTSGYGQSKWAAEYIIRRAGERGLRGCIVRPGYVTGASSNGSSNTDDFLLRFLKGVVQLGQIPNISNTVNMVPVDHVARVVTASAFNPPNEHELAVAHVTGHPRILFKDYLYQLKKYGYNVEIQEYADWKLSLEHSVIARGEDNALYPLLHMVLDGLAENTRAPELDDTNATSSLQKDKKWTGVDVSSGKGATPEQIGIYIAFLNKVGFLPPPPTTGELNLPQISLSEEQIKLVSSGAGARSSSAAA; translated from the coding sequence ATGTCTGCATTAAAGGACTGGGCTATTAAGTTGGATAACCCAACAATCAGCGTGTTACCTCATGATTTTTTAAGACCACAACAGCAGCCTCTAGTTAAGCAAGAAAGTTTGTCTTTCCAATTACCGCAGTTAGAAGTTCCTCATGGTAGAGATCCATATACCATTATTTTGGCTGCTTGGGCCAGTATCATTTACAGATTGACTGGTGATGACGACATGGTGCTTTTGGTAAGAGGTGCCAAAGCTATAAGATTTACCATTCAAGCTACTTGGTCGTTTACTGAATTATACGACGTCGTATCTAATGAATTGGAAACGGTCAAATCGTTGGAATCGGTTAATTTCGACGAACTATCAGAACATGTGAAGGCTCAAAATGAGCTAGAAGTATTACCACAATTTTTCCGTCTCGGATTCgttgatcaagaagatttcaGCTTAACCACTTATCAAAACTCGTTGTTGGATACCGTACTCACTTTGAACAGTTCAAACCAGTTGCAAATTGTCTACAATTCATTGCTTTATTCTAAGGATAGAATTACAATCTTGGTCGATCAGATTACTCAATTTGTATCGCATGTCTTAAAGGATGATACTACATCTATTACCAAGATAACGTTAATCACTGAATTATCCAAGTCTTCTATTCCAGACCCAACCAAGAATTTGGGTTGGTGTGATTTCCGTGGTTGTATCCACGATATTTTCCAAGACAACGCCGAGAAGTTCCCAGAAAGAACATGTGTTGTTGAAACACCTGCCTCTGGCCAAAGCGAATCTCGTTTGTTCACCTATGAACAGATAAATTATGATTCGAACATCATTGCGCACTATCTAATAAACACTGGGATTAAGAGAGGTGATATAGTCATGATTTACTCTTCTCGTGGTGTTGATTTGATGTGCTGTGTTATGGGTGTCTTGAAAGCTGGTGCTACTTTCTCCGTCATTGATCCTGCTTATCCACCTGCAAGACAAACAGTATATTTAGACGTGGCAAAGCCAAAGGGTTTGGTAGTCATTAGAGCAGCTGGCGAATTAGACCAGTTCGTGGAGGACTTTATCGCCAAAGAATTGGAGGTCGTCTCCCGTATACCGTCTATTGCAATCCAGAATGATGGATCCATTGAAGGTGGTAAGCTACAAAACGAAGAGAACGATTGTCTTGCCCCATATGAAGGTTTGAAGGATAAAAGAACAGGTGTTGTAGTCGGACCTGACAGTAACCCAACTCTATCATTCACTTCTGGTTCTGAAGGTATTCCAAAAGGTGTTCTAGGAAGACATTTTTCACTAGCGTACTACTTTGATTGGATGGCAAAGGAATTCAGTCTAtcagaaaatgataaattCACTATGCTCAGTGGTATAGCTCATGACCcaattcaaagagatatGTTCACCCCACTGTTCTTAGGTGCTCAGTTGCTTGTTCCAACTCAAGATGATATCGGAACACCAGGTCAATTAGCTTCATGGATGGCCAAATATGGGGCTACCGTCACACATTTGACTCCTGCTATGGGTCAGCTATTGGCTGCTCAAGCAACCACACCATTCCCAAAGTTGCATCATGCTTTCTTCGTTGGTGATATCTTGACTAAGAGAGACTGCTTGAGACTCCAAACTTTAGCCGAAAACGTTAATATTATTAACATGTATGGTACCACTGAAACACAACGTGCAGTCTCTTACTTCACTGTCAAATCAAGGTCTGAGGATCCACAGTTCCTACAAAAGTTGAAGGATGTCATACCTGCCGGCAAAGGTATGTATAATGTGCAACTTCTTGTTGTCAACAGACATGATAGAACTCAAATTTGTGGGGTAGGAGAAGTTGGTGAAATATATGTACGTGCTGGAGGCTTAGCTGCCGAATACCGTGGTTTACCAGAGGcaaacaaagagaaatttaTCAACAACTGGTTCGTGGAAGAGGGCCATTGGAAATCCTTAGATAAGGATAATGGTGAACCTTGGAGGGAATTCTGGCTTGGGCCAAGAGATAGATTATACAGAACTGGTGATTTGGGCCGTTACTTACCAGATGGCAATGCTGAATGTTGTGGCCGTGCTGATGATCAAGTTAAGATTAGAGGTTTCAGAATTGAATTAGGGGAAATCGACACCCATATCTCCCAGTATCCTCTTGTCCGTGAAAACATCACATTAGTTCGTAACAACGGCGATGGCGAAAAGACTTTGATTACATTCATGGTGCCAAGATTTGATAAACCAGAAGAGCTATCAAAACTATCATCGGAAGTTCCAGAAATAGTATCTAAGGATCCAGTTGTCCGCGGTTTGATTGGTTATCGTCATTTAGTTAAGGAAATTAAggaatttttgaaaaagagATTAGCAAACTATGCCATTCCAACAGTGATTGTTGTATTAGATAAACTACCATTGAATCCAAATGGTAAGGTTGACAAACCCAAGTTACAATTCCCAACTGCTAAACAACTAAATCTCGTTGCGGAAAATTCTTCTGTCGAGATAGACGACTCAGAGTTCACTGAAACTGAAAGGGAGGTTAGAGACCTTTGGTTAGGTGTCTTACCTTCCAGACCCGCCACAATTTCTCCAGAAGACTCTTTCTTTGACCTTGGCGGTCACTCTATTCTTGCTACCAGAATGATTTTCGGATTGAGAAGCACATTGGAAGTCGAGCTTCCTCTAGGAacaatcttcaaatatcCAACTATCAGAGCCTTTGCGGGAGAAGTTGACAGAGTGAAgaattcatcatcttcagaagGTGACGAGATCAAAACAGCAGATTACGCCAATGACGCAAAGAAGCTTGTTGATTCAATGCTACCAACCGAATATCCATCTCGTGAAGCTTTCGCTGATCCTGAATCTTTATCGGCtaagaaaaatataaacGTATTTGTAACAGGTGTTACTGGATTCTTGGGATCCTACATCCTAGCAGACCTCCTCAATCGCCCGACCTCTTCCTACAATATTAAGGTTTTTGCCCATGTCAGAGCTAAAACTGAGGCTGCTGGTTTTAACAGGTTAAAACAAGCTGGTATAACTTATGGTACTTGGTCAGATTCTTTCATAAATAGAATTGAGGTTGTGTTAGGTGACCTTTCTAAGGAGAAGTTCGGTTTGCCAGAAGGCACTTGGAGCAACTTGGTCAACGAAATTGACGTTATCATTCACAACGGTGCCTTGGTTCATTGGGTATATCCGTACTCAAAGCTCAGAGACCCTAATGTTGTTGCAACTGTCAATGTTATGTCTCTTGCCGCTTCAGGTAAGGCCAAATACTTTACGTTTGTTTCCTCTACTTCCACAATTGATACCGAACATTACTTTTCATTATCTGATAAGTTAGTGTCGGAGGGAAAGTCTGGTATCCTAGAAGCTGACGACTTATCAGGATCTGCTGTCGGGTTAACTAGTGGATATGGTCAATCTAAATGGGCCGCCGAATATATCATAAGAAGAGCGGGGGAGCGTGGTCTTCGCGGCTGCATTGTTAGACCAGGTTATGTTACCGGTGCCTCATCCAATGGGTCGTCCAATActgatgatttcttgttaAGATTCTTAAAGGGGGTGGTACAGTTGGGTCAAATCCCTAACATCAGCAACACAGTTAATATGGTACCTGTTGATCATGTAGCACGTGTTGTAACAGCCAGTGCTTTCAATCCTCCTAACGAACATGAGCTAGCTGTTGCACATGTAACGGGCCATCCGCGTATCCTATTCAAAGATTATCTATAccaattgaagaagtatGGCTACAACGTTgaaattcaagaatatgCAGACTGGAAGTTATCTCTTGAACATTCTGTAATCGCAAGAGGTGAAGATAATGCCTTGTATCCATTGTTACATATGGTATTGGATGGCTTAGCGGAGAACACCAGGGCTCCTGAATTAGATGATACAAATGCGACTTCATCCTTgcaaaaagataaaaaatGGACAGGTGTTGACGTTTCTTCAGGGAAAGGAGCTACCCCAGAACAAATCGGTATTTATATTGCCTTTTTGAATAAGGTAGGCTTTTTGCCTCCTCCACCAACGACtggtgaattgaatttACCTCAAATATCATTGTCTGAAGAGCAAATCAAGCTAGTTTCTTCAGGAGCTGGTGCTCGTAGTAGTTCCGCTGCTGCTTGA
- a CDS encoding transketolase family protein (uniprot|Q12630 Kluyveromyces lactis KLLA0B09152g TKL1 Transketolase) produces MSQYTDIDRLAVSTIRLLAVDQVSAANSGHPGAPLGLAPAAHVIWKQMRLNPKNPEWINRDRFVLSNGHACALLYSLLHLFGYDMSIEDLKHFRHLGSKTPGHPEFELPGVEVTTGPLGQGISNAVGMAIAQANFAATYNKPDYELSDSYTYVFLGDGCLQEGVSSEASSLAGHLRLKNLIAFYDDNQITIDGNINVSFDEDVSKRYEAYGWEVLHVENGNDDLDAISKALEQAKLSDRPTLIKLTTTIGFGSLNAGSHSVHGAPLKADDVKQLKVKFGFNPEESFVVPQEVYDLYNKSTIEPGIEANKQWDALLDAYVGQFPELGAEVKRRLAGEFPEGWESKLPTYTPEDSAVASRKLSEIVLDNVFDTLPELLGGSADLTPSNLTRSKGAVDFQPPITGLGDYSGRYIRYGVREHGMGAIMNGISAFGANYRPYGGTFLNFVSYASGAVRLSALSGHPVIWVATHDSIGLGEDGPTHQPIETLAHFRAIPNLQVWRPADGNEVTAAYKVALTNKHTPAIIALSRQNLPQLQGSSVEKAVKGGYILQDVDQPDLAIVSTGSEVGIAVEAAKVLAEKNIKARIVSLPDFHSFGQQSKEYQLSVFPDGVPILSVEVLATSGWSKYAHQSFGLDRFGASGKGPAVYEKFEFTPQGIATRAEKTVEFYKGKQVISPLNTAF; encoded by the coding sequence ATGTCTCAATACACTGATATCGATCGTTTAGCCGTTAGCACGATCAGATTGTTAGCAGTCGACCAAGTCTCTGCTGCCAACTCTGGTCATCCAGGTGCCCCATTGGGTTTGGCTCCAGCTGCCCATGTGATCTGGAAGCAAATGAGATTGAATCCTAAGAATCCAGAATGGATCAACCGTGACAGATTTGTCTTGTCCAACGGTCATGCCTGTGCATTGTTGTACTCTTTGTTACACTTGTTCGGTTACGACATGTCCATCGAAGATTTGAAGCATTTCAGACATCTGGGTTCTAAGACCCCTGGTCACCCAGAATTTGAATTGCCGGGTGTTGAAGTTACTACCGGTCCATTGGGTCAAGGTATCTCTAACGCTGTTGGTATGGCTATTGCTCAAGCCAACTTCGCTGCCACTTACAACAAGCCAGATTACGAATTGTCTGATTCTTACACTTACGTTTTCTTGGGTGACGGTTGTTTGCAAGAAGGTGTTTCTTCTGAAGCCTCTTCTTTGGCAGGTCATTTGAGgttgaagaacttgattGCCTTCTATGATGATAACCAAATTACCATCGATGGTAACATCAACGTTTCTTTCGATGAAGACGTTAGCAAGAGATACGAAGCCTACGGTTGGGAAGTCTTGCACGTCGAAAACGGTAACGACGATTTGGATGCTATCAGTAAAGCTTTGGAACAAGCTAAGCTTTCTGATAGACCAACTTTGATCAAGTTGACCACCACTATCGGTTTCGGTTCTCTGAATGCTGGTTCTCACTCCGTTCACGGTGCCCCATTGAAGGCTGATGATGTCAAGCAATTGAAGGTCAAATTCGGTTTCAACCCAGAAGAATCCTTCGTTGTTCCACAAGAAGTTTACGATCTTTACAACAAATCCACCATCGAACCAGGTATCGAAGCCAACAAGCAATGGGATGCTTTATTGGACGCTTACGTTGGCCAGTTCCCAGAATTAGGTGCTGAAGTCAAGAGAAGATTAGCAGGTGAATTCCCAGAAGGTTGGGAATCCAAGTTGCCAACTTACACCCCAGAAGACTCTGCCGTCGCCTCCAGAAAGTTGTCTGAAATCGTTTTGGATAACGTTTTCGACACTTTGCCAGAATTGTTGGGTGGTTCCGCTGATTTGACCCCATCCAACTTGACCAGATCTAAGGGTGCCGTTGACTTCCAACCTCCAATCACTGGTCTAGGTGATTACTCCGGTAGATACATCAGATACGGTGTTCGTGAACATGGTATGGGTGCTATCATGAACGGTATCTCTGCCTTTGGTGCTAACTACAGACCATACGGTGGTACCTTCTTGAACTTCGTTTCTTACGCTTCCGGTGCAGTCAGATTGTCCGCTTTGTCCGGACACCCAGTCATCTGGGTCGCCACTCACGACTCTATCGGTTTGGGTGAAGATGGTCCAACCCATCAACCTATCGAAACCTTGGCTCACTTCAGAGCTATTCCAAACCTACAAGTATGGAGACCAGCCGATGGTAACGAAGTCACTGCTGCTTACAAGGTCGCTTTGACTAACAAACACACTCCAGCTATCATTGCTCTCTCCAGACAAAACTTGCCACAATTGCAAGGTTCTTCCGTTGAAAAGGCTGTCAAGGGTGGTTACATTTTGCAAGATGTTGACCAACCAGACCTTGCCATTGTTTCTACTGGTTCTGAAGTTGGTATTGCCGTTGAAGCTGCTAAGGTCTTGgctgaaaagaacattAAGGCACGTATCGTCTCTCTACCAGACTTCCACAGCTTCGGTCAACAATCAAAGGAATACCAATTGTCTGTTTTCCCAGATGGTGTTCCAATCCTATCCGTCGAAGTCTTGGCTACTTCCGGATGGTCTAAATACGCTCACCAATCTTTCGGTTTGGACAGATTCGGTGCTTCTGGTAAGGGTCCAGCTGTTTACGAAAAGTTCGAATTCACTCCTCAAGGTATTGCTACCAGAGCTGAAAAGACTGTTGAATTCTACAAGGGTAAGCAAGTCATTTCTCCACTGAACACTGCTTTCTAA